Proteins encoded within one genomic window of Candidatus Fusobacterium pullicola:
- the tsf gene encoding translation elongation factor Ts yields the protein MAEITAGLVKELRERTGAGMMDCKKALMENNGDMEKAIDYLREKGIAKAVKKAGRIAAEGLIFDAVSADNKRAVLIEFNSETDFVAKNVEFKDFGKKLAEIAIANNVKTVEALNEAEIEPGKTVAQAVTDLIAKIGENMNIRRIHETESKDGFVATYSHLGGKLGVIVELTGEATEANIAKARDIAMHVAAMDPKYLNETQVTTADLEHEKEIARKQLEAEGKPAQIIEKILVGKMNKFYEENCLVDQIYVRAENKETVAQFAAPSTVVSFARYKVGDGIEKKEENFAEEVAAQIRG from the coding sequence ATGGCAGAAATAACAGCTGGTTTAGTAAAAGAACTAAGAGAAAGAACTGGTGCTGGAATGATGGATTGTAAAAAGGCACTAATGGAAAATAATGGAGATATGGAAAAAGCAATTGACTACTTAAGAGAGAAAGGAATTGCTAAAGCAGTTAAGAAAGCTGGAAGAATAGCGGCTGAAGGATTAATTTTTGATGCTGTATCAGCAGATAACAAAAGAGCTGTATTAATCGAGTTCAACTCTGAAACTGACTTCGTTGCTAAAAACGTAGAGTTTAAAGATTTCGGAAAGAAATTAGCTGAAATTGCTATTGCAAATAATGTAAAAACTGTTGAAGCTTTAAATGAAGCTGAAATAGAACCAGGAAAAACTGTTGCTCAAGCAGTAACTGATTTAATAGCTAAAATCGGAGAAAACATGAACATCAGAAGAATCCACGAAACTGAATCTAAAGATGGTTTCGTAGCAACTTATAGCCACTTAGGAGGAAAACTAGGAGTTATAGTTGAATTAACTGGAGAGGCTACTGAAGCAAACATAGCTAAAGCTAGAGATATAGCTATGCACGTAGCAGCAATGGATCCTAAATACTTAAATGAAACTCAAGTTACAACTGCTGACTTAGAGCATGAAAAAGAAATAGCTAGAAAACAATTAGAAGCTGAAGGAAAACCAGCTCAAATAATTGAAAAAATACTAGTTGGAAAAATGAACAAATTCTATGAAGAAAACTGTTTAGTAGACCAAATCTATGTAAGAGCAGAAAATAAAGAAACTGTTGCTCAATTCGCAGCACCTTCAACAGTAGTATCTTTCGCAAGATATAAAGTTGGAGATGGAATCGAGAAAAAAGAAGAGAACTTCGCAGAAGAAGTTGCAGCTCAAATCAGAGGATAA
- the pyrH gene encoding UMP kinase, with protein MEKPFYKRVLLKLSGEALMGEQEFGISSDVIASYARQIKEIADLGVEVSVVIGGGNIFRGLSGATQGVDRVTGDHMGMLATVINSLALQNSIEKLGVQTRVLTAIEMPKIAEPFIKRRAQRHLEKGRVVIFGAGTGNPYFTTDTAAALRAIEMNTEVVLKATKVDGIYDKDPVKYSDAVKYETVTYTEVLNKNLKVMDATAISLCRENRLPIIVFDSLTEGNIKKVIMGEKIGTTVIAD; from the coding sequence ATGGAGAAGCCATTTTATAAAAGAGTTCTATTAAAACTTAGTGGAGAAGCTCTAATGGGAGAGCAAGAATTTGGAATTTCATCAGATGTAATAGCATCATATGCTAGACAAATAAAAGAAATAGCCGACTTAGGAGTAGAAGTTTCAGTAGTTATAGGTGGAGGAAATATTTTCAGAGGACTATCTGGAGCAACTCAAGGGGTAGATAGAGTAACAGGAGATCACATGGGAATGTTAGCTACTGTAATTAACTCTCTTGCTCTTCAAAACTCTATAGAAAAGTTAGGAGTACAAACAAGAGTACTTACAGCTATAGAAATGCCTAAAATAGCTGAACCATTTATAAAGAGAAGAGCTCAAAGACACCTTGAAAAAGGTAGAGTAGTTATATTTGGAGCAGGAACAGGAAATCCATATTTTACAACTGATACAGCTGCAGCATTAAGAGCAATTGAGATGAATACAGAAGTTGTATTAAAGGCTACTAAAGTTGATGGAATATATGATAAAGATCCTGTAAAATATTCAGATGCAGTAAAATATGAAACTGTAACTTATACAGAGGTTTTAAATAAAAATTTAAAAGTAATGGATGCAACTGCAATTTCATTATGTAGAGAAAATAGACTTCCTATTATTGTTTTTGATTCTTTAACAGAGGGAAATATCAAAAAGGT
- the rpsB gene encoding 30S ribosomal protein S2, protein MAVITMKQLLEAGVHFGHQAKRWNPKMAKYIFTERNGIHVIDLHKSLKKIEEAYAVMREIAEQGGKVLFVGTKKQAQEAVKEQAERSGMYYVNNRWLGGMLTNFSTIKTRVERLKELEQMEADGTLDTAYTKKEAANFRKELAKLSKNLCGIKDMKEIPAAVFIVDCKKETLAIKEASDLGIPVFAMIDTNVDPDLITYPIPANDDAIRSVKLISSVMANAIIEGNQGKEVVEVPATEEEVVVEEEVVAE, encoded by the coding sequence ATGGCAGTAATAACAATGAAACAATTATTAGAAGCTGGAGTTCACTTTGGACACCAAGCAAAAAGATGGAACCCAAAAATGGCTAAGTACATCTTCACAGAAAGAAATGGAATCCACGTAATCGATTTACACAAATCTTTAAAGAAAATCGAAGAAGCTTATGCAGTAATGAGAGAAATAGCTGAGCAAGGTGGAAAAGTTCTATTCGTAGGAACTAAAAAACAAGCTCAAGAAGCTGTAAAAGAGCAAGCTGAAAGATCAGGAATGTACTATGTAAACAACAGATGGTTAGGAGGAATGTTAACTAACTTCTCTACTATCAAAACAAGAGTTGAAAGATTAAAAGAGTTAGAGCAAATGGAAGCAGATGGAACTTTAGATACTGCTTACACTAAAAAAGAAGCAGCTAACTTCAGAAAAGAATTAGCAAAATTATCTAAAAACCTTTGCGGAATTAAAGATATGAAAGAAATTCCTGCAGCTGTATTTATCGTAGATTGTAAAAAAGAAACTCTAGCTATAAAAGAAGCTTCTGACTTAGGAATTCCTGTATTTGCAATGATCGATACAAACGTAGATCCAGATTTAATAACTTATCCAATTCCTGCAAACGATGATGCTATCAGATCTGTAAAATTAATCTCATCTGTAATGGCTAACGCAATCATTGAAGGAAACCAAGGTAAAGAAGTAGTAGAAGTTCCTGCTACTGAAGAAGAAGTTGTAGTAGAGGAAGAAGTAGTAGCTGAGTAA